One region of Bosea vaviloviae genomic DNA includes:
- a CDS encoding NAD(P)/FAD-dependent oxidoreductase, translating to MGRIVIVGAGPAGISAAEVLCAAGHRPILIDEGQRAGGQGYRRPSEGLALDMPRLMGSEAGKYEALHARFARLQGQIDYRPRTLVWAIDGKMLYLVCDGEADIVEADTLLLATGAMDRVAPVPGWTLPGVFTLGGAQVALKDQGCLIGHRVAFLGSSPLLALAAKQYREMGAEVAVIADTTPLYAKAAALPALARSPRTLLRGLAYMTGAMRAGTPLLHGVTPLAIEGDGHVEALRLRDGKGRERRFACDAIALGHGLKPETQLADLAGAAFAYDADFRLFLPKTDAFGRSRPGLYLAGDGATIGGADAAESSGALAAHAIASDLGTPQDISAIRPLARRVARLRAFQRGLAHAFAWPVAQIRAQPDETILCRCENVTIGAVRQAMARALGPAEVNRVKAMTRCGMGRCQGRVCGPALQEIVAGVSGADGATAGRLRGQAPVKPIVLSAARDVAP from the coding sequence ATGGGTAGGATCGTCATCGTCGGAGCCGGCCCGGCCGGAATCAGCGCCGCTGAGGTGCTGTGCGCCGCCGGTCATCGGCCGATCCTGATCGACGAAGGGCAGCGGGCCGGCGGCCAGGGCTATCGCCGGCCCTCCGAGGGGCTGGCTCTCGACATGCCCCGGCTGATGGGCAGCGAGGCCGGCAAATACGAGGCCCTGCATGCGCGCTTCGCCCGGCTCCAGGGGCAGATCGATTATCGCCCGCGCACGCTGGTCTGGGCCATCGACGGCAAGATGCTGTACCTCGTCTGCGACGGCGAGGCCGACATCGTCGAGGCCGACACCCTGCTTCTGGCGACAGGCGCGATGGACCGCGTCGCGCCGGTGCCGGGCTGGACGCTGCCTGGCGTCTTCACGCTCGGCGGCGCGCAGGTCGCACTCAAGGACCAGGGCTGCCTGATCGGCCACCGCGTCGCCTTTCTCGGCTCCTCCCCGCTGCTGGCCTTGGCCGCCAAGCAGTATCGCGAGATGGGGGCGGAGGTGGCTGTCATCGCCGACACGACACCGCTTTACGCCAAGGCGGCGGCGCTTCCCGCCCTGGCACGCTCCCCGCGCACGCTGCTGCGCGGCCTTGCCTACATGACTGGGGCGATGCGGGCAGGCACGCCGCTGCTGCACGGAGTGACGCCGCTCGCGATCGAGGGCGACGGCCATGTCGAGGCGCTGCGGCTGCGCGACGGCAAGGGCCGCGAGCGGCGCTTCGCCTGCGACGCGATCGCGCTCGGCCATGGGCTGAAGCCCGAGACCCAGCTTGCCGATCTCGCCGGTGCCGCCTTCGCCTATGACGCGGATTTCCGGCTGTTCCTGCCGAAGACGGATGCCTTCGGCCGCAGTCGTCCGGGGCTCTATCTGGCCGGCGACGGCGCCACGATCGGCGGCGCGGATGCGGCCGAGTCGAGTGGCGCGCTGGCTGCCCATGCGATCGCGTCCGATCTCGGCACGCCGCAGGACATCAGCGCCATCAGGCCGCTGGCACGCCGCGTCGCGCGCTTACGCGCCTTCCAGCGCGGCCTCGCGCACGCCTTCGCCTGGCCGGTCGCGCAGATCAGGGCTCAACCCGACGAGACCATCCTCTGCCGCTGCGAGAACGTCACGATCGGCGCGGTGCGTCAGGCGATGGCGCGGGCGCTCGGTCCAGCCGAGGTCAACCGCGTCAAGGCGATGACCCGCTGCGGCATGGGGCGCTGCCAGGGGCGGGTCTGCGGCCCGGCCCTGCAGGAGATCGTCGCCGGTGTTTCCGGGGCGGACGGCGCGACAGCGGGCCGCCTGCGCGGCCAGGCCCCGGTCAAGCCGATCGTGCTGTCCGCCGCAAGAGATGTCGCGCCATGA
- a CDS encoding NAD(P)/FAD-dependent oxidoreductase: MTAGSADVAIIGGGLIAAWTAFFLARRGQRVVMFEKGAVGAQSSGTNFGNLRLQGRFPAQYPLSLHSQALWEEMGSLIGDDCEFAQTGHLYLAFNAEEQAKLEGYAQVSESYGLAIERLGPSELRRRWPWLSETAVAATFSARDATANPRLVTPAVARAAERHGATIRENTRVTALTRQGDGFIVQTADGGQLSCGALVNAAGAWAVEMAECFGETAPIFAAGPPQFVTEPLPCLFAPSLQTIDGSVIARQTERGNVILAGYPRTAADAVANRAPVPPVKTLSAMRALARLVPALAHAHVIRVWSGIEGYLPDMIPVIGPSLTAPGLFHAFGFCGHGFQIGPGVGLCLSEMIIDGATPTPLEPFSIGRFRSEAVVSDKFRKEFD; the protein is encoded by the coding sequence ATGACGGCGGGGAGCGCCGACGTCGCCATCATCGGCGGCGGGCTGATCGCGGCCTGGACCGCCTTCTTCCTGGCAAGGCGCGGGCAGCGCGTCGTGATGTTCGAGAAGGGCGCGGTCGGGGCCCAGTCGAGCGGTACGAATTTCGGCAATCTGCGGCTCCAGGGCCGCTTTCCCGCGCAATATCCGCTGTCACTGCACTCGCAGGCGCTGTGGGAAGAGATGGGCTCGCTGATCGGCGATGATTGCGAGTTCGCGCAGACCGGCCATCTCTACCTCGCCTTCAACGCGGAGGAGCAGGCGAAGCTCGAGGGCTATGCGCAGGTTTCGGAATCCTATGGGCTCGCCATCGAGCGGCTCGGCCCCTCGGAGTTGCGCCGTCGCTGGCCCTGGCTGAGCGAGACCGCAGTGGCCGCGACCTTCTCGGCGCGCGACGCGACCGCCAATCCAAGGCTGGTGACGCCGGCCGTGGCGCGCGCCGCCGAACGCCACGGCGCCACGATCCGGGAAAACACGCGCGTCACGGCGCTCACGCGGCAGGGCGACGGCTTCATCGTCCAGACGGCCGATGGCGGGCAACTGAGCTGCGGAGCGCTCGTCAACGCGGCCGGCGCATGGGCGGTCGAGATGGCGGAGTGCTTCGGCGAGACCGCTCCGATCTTCGCGGCCGGGCCGCCGCAATTCGTCACCGAGCCCCTGCCCTGTCTGTTCGCGCCCTCGCTCCAGACCATCGACGGCTCGGTCATCGCCCGGCAGACCGAGCGCGGCAACGTCATCCTCGCCGGCTATCCGCGCACGGCAGCCGATGCCGTCGCGAACCGCGCGCCAGTACCGCCGGTCAAAACGCTGTCTGCGATGCGAGCGCTGGCGCGGCTCGTGCCCGCTTTGGCGCATGCCCATGTAATCCGCGTCTGGTCCGGCATCGAGGGCTATCTGCCGGACATGATCCCGGTGATCGGGCCGAGCCTGACCGCGCCTGGCCTGTTCCACGCCTTCGGCTTCTGTGGCCACGGCTTCCAGATCGGGCCGGGCGTGGGCCTCTGCCTGAGCGAGATGATCATCGACGGCGCGACGCCAACGCCGCTCGAGCCTTTCTCGATCGGGCGCTTCCGAAGTGAAGCTGTCGTCAGCGATAAATTCCGCAAGGAGTTTGATTGA
- a CDS encoding IclR family transcriptional regulator, which produces MSMSETSGRSSARPDSAQPARGKNGALMVNSVEKAFRVLSAFGRQHQTLNLSQVASETGMDLSAAQRFTHTLTRLGYLHKDAETKRFELTAKTLDLGYHFIRSSRLVDRAMPYLMHLSKETEETVNLTMREGPEIIFVSRFLSRHVLNTDVIIGTRMPAYCTAPGIAMLSRLPEDEAMAVIDASDLKAHTPSTTWQREALREKIRQAAAQGYATAFEEFYLGDASIAAPILDHRGRPEGAVNVAASCSRYTREEVVTRFSALIIAAAHAISRV; this is translated from the coding sequence ATGTCCATGTCCGAGACGAGCGGGCGCAGCAGCGCCAGGCCCGACAGCGCCCAGCCAGCGCGCGGCAAGAACGGCGCGCTGATGGTCAACTCGGTCGAGAAGGCCTTTCGGGTGCTCTCGGCTTTCGGACGGCAGCACCAGACGCTCAACCTGTCGCAGGTCGCCTCGGAGACCGGCATGGATCTAAGCGCCGCGCAGCGCTTCACTCATACGCTGACGCGGTTGGGCTATCTGCACAAAGACGCCGAGACCAAGCGCTTCGAACTGACGGCGAAGACGCTGGATCTCGGCTACCACTTCATCCGCAGCAGCCGGCTCGTCGACCGGGCGATGCCCTATCTGATGCATCTCAGCAAGGAGACCGAGGAGACGGTCAACCTGACGATGCGCGAGGGGCCGGAGATCATCTTCGTCTCGCGTTTTCTCAGTCGGCACGTCCTCAACACCGACGTCATCATCGGCACGCGCATGCCGGCCTATTGCACGGCTCCCGGCATCGCCATGCTGTCGCGACTGCCGGAGGATGAGGCGATGGCGGTGATCGACGCCTCCGATCTCAAGGCCCATACGCCTTCGACCACCTGGCAGCGCGAGGCGCTACGCGAAAAGATCCGGCAGGCGGCGGCGCAGGGATATGCCACGGCGTTCGAGGAGTTCTATCTCGGCGACGCCTCGATCGCCGCTCCCATCCTCGACCATCGCGGCCGGCCGGAAGGTGCGGTCAATGTCGCGGCCTCCTGCTCGCGCTACACCCGCGAGGAGGTCGTGACGCGCTTCTCCGCCCTGATCATCGCCGCCGCCCACGCCATCTCGAGGGTCTGA
- a CDS encoding (2Fe-2S)-binding protein, with translation MSPAGSQFKRVAARSGPVVTLSFDGAPLTAIAGDSILAALLSHGLVVRRHECGGEPRAGFCLMGACQDCWVWSGHGGRLRACTTPVSDGMALFAEPQPLLPSHG, from the coding sequence ATGAGCCCTGCCGGCAGCCAGTTCAAGCGCGTGGCCGCACGGTCCGGGCCGGTCGTGACGCTGAGCTTCGACGGCGCGCCGCTGACCGCCATAGCGGGCGACAGCATCCTCGCGGCGCTGCTGAGCCATGGCCTGGTGGTGCGTCGGCATGAATGCGGCGGCGAACCACGCGCTGGCTTCTGCCTGATGGGCGCCTGCCAGGACTGCTGGGTCTGGAGCGGCCATGGCGGCAGGCTGCGGGCCTGCACGACGCCGGTCAGCGACGGCATGGCCCTCTTCGCCGAGCCGCAGCCGCTGTTGCCCTCGCATGGGTAG